Proteins encoded together in one Lonchura striata isolate bLonStr1 unplaced genomic scaffold, bLonStr1.mat Scaffold_165, whole genome shotgun sequence window:
- the LOC144248538 gene encoding olfactory receptor 14J1-like has protein sequence MSNSSSISHFLLLALADTRQLQLLHFCLFLGISLAALLGNGLIISTVACGHHLHTPMFFFLLNLALSDLGSICTTVPKAMHNSLWDTSTISYTGCAAQLFFFAFFIGSQFSLLTIMCYDRYVSICKPLHYGTLLGSRACAHMAAAAWASAFLNALLHTANTFSLPLCHGNALVQFFCEIPQILKLSCIHSKVRALWLLAVSACVGLGCFVFIVFSYVQIFRAVLRIPSEQRRHKAFSTCLPHLAVVSLFVSTSIFAHLKPPSMSSPSLDLSVSVVYSVVPPALNPLIYSLRNQELKAAVRRLMTAWFQEH, from the coding sequence atgtccaacagcagctccatcagccacttcctcctgctggcactggcagacacgcggcagctgcagctcctgcacttctgcctcttcctgggcatctccctggctgccctcctgggcaacggcctcatcatcagcaccgtagcctgcggccaccacctgcacacgcccatgttcttcttcctgctcaacctggccctcagcgacctgggctccatctgcaccactgtccccaaagccatgcacaattccctctgggacaccagcaccatctcctacacaggatgtgctgcacaactatttttttttgccttctttatTGGATCACAATtttccctcctgaccatcatgtgctatgaccgctacgtgtccatctgcaaacccctgcactacgggaccctcctgggcagcagagcttgtgcccacatggcagcagctgcctgggccagtgcctttctcaatgctctgctgcacacagccaatacattttccctgcccctgtgccatggcaatgccttggtccagttcttctgtgaaatcccacagatcctcaagctctcatGCATACATTCCAAAGTCAGGGCACTTTGGCTTCTTGCTGTAAGTGCCTGTGTAGGACtaggttgttttgtgttcattgttttctcctatgtgcagatcttcagggctgtgctgaggatcccctctgagcagagacggcacaaagccttttccacctgcctccctcacctggccgtggtctctcTGTTTGTCAGCACTAGCatatttgctcacctgaagcccccctccatgtcctccccatctCTGGATCTGTCAGTGTCAGTtgtgtactcggtggtgcctccagccctgaaccccctcatctacagcctgaggaaccaggagctcaaggctgcagtgaggagactgatgactgcatggtttcaggaacattaa